CGATCGTCGGCCGCAGCGCGACGAAAATCTCGGCTGAGCTGCTGCGCGCCGCGAAGAAGCTGCGGGTCGTCGGTCGGGCCGGTGTCGGTGTCGACAACATCGCCCTTGATGTCGCCACCGAGCTCGGCGTGGCGATCATCAACGCGCCAGCCGGAAACACGGTCGCCGTGGCCGAATTGTTCTTTGGTACAGTGATCGGCCTGCTCCGGCAGCTGCCTGCCGCCGCGCTCTCCATGCAGAACGGCGTGTGGGATCGCTCCAAACTCATGGGCCGCGAGCTCAAGGGAAAGACGCTCGGCATCGTGGGACTGGGCCGCATCGGGAGTGAAGTGGCCATGCGCGCGCACGCCTTCGGCATGACGGTCGTGGCCTTCGATCCATACATCGCCGATGAACGGTTCACCGCGCTCCGCGTGCGTCGTGCGGCGTCACTCGATGCGCTGATCGCCGAGAGCAACATCCTCACCATGCACGTGCCGCTCAACGACGAAACGCGCGGCATGATCGGCAAGCGGGAGCTGGGTCGCCTGCCAGCCCGTTCGATCGTCGTGAACATGGCGCGCGGCGGCATCGTCGACGAAGCGGCACTGCTGGCAGCGCTCGAAGCCGATCAGCTACGCGGCGCCGTACTCGACGTGTTCACCGCCGAGCCGCTCGTCGCCGATTCGCCGCTGCGCACCGCACCGAACCTGCTGCTCACGCCGCACCTCGGCGCCAATACAGTCGAGGCGCAGCGCAACGTCTCGCGCGATGTCTGTCTCGCGGTCCGCGATGCGCTGCTGCACAACGATCTCTCGAAGTCGATCAACGTGGCCGGCGGGTCGGGTGAGTGGGGAGACCTGCAGCCTGCTATGCTGGTGGCACGTCGCGCGGCGGCGGTCGCCCGTGCCGTGCTGGCCGATCAGGGCATGCGCGCCGTGCGTCGGCTCGCGCTACGCATCGGCCCCGATCTCGCGCACGGCGCCGGGCCGCTGCTGGCCGCCGCCGCGGCCGGTGTCCTTGAAGGCGTGATCGAAACCGATCGCCTCAACCTCATCAACGCTCGCAGTCTCGCCGAAGCGCGCGGCCTCGAACTGTCGGTCGGTGAGTCCAACGAGCTCGGACACCCGCGCGCCATCGAAATCGCGCTGGCCGGCGGCATGCAACAGCTGGCCGTCGCTGGCGTGGCGCCCGAAGACAGCAAGCCGCGGCTCACGCGCATCGGGCAGTTTCATGTCGATGTGAATCCGCGACAGACGCTGCTTATTCTCACCAATCACGATGTGCCCGGCGTCATCGGTCGCGTCGGCACGCTCTTGGGTGAACGCAAGGTCAACATCGCCGAGTATCATCAAGCCCGGTTGGCCCAGGGCGGCGACGCACTGGCAGCGATTTCGGTGGACGGCGCCGTCAGCGAAGAAACCCGCAAGGCGCTACTGGAACTGCCCGACGTGCTCACGGCGAGTGTCGCGCACTTCGGCGCCGAGTAGGCGGGCGCCCTGATGACTATCAGCAGCGACGTGACGACCGTCGATATCGACATCCGTCGGGCGTTCGCGCGTGATGCGTCCGGCCTCGAGATGACGCCCGATGCCGTGGCACGTCCCACGAGCATCGAGGAAGTCGCGGAGCTGCTGCGCGACGCGACCTCGGCACGCACGGCCGTGACGCCGGCGGGATGGCAGTCGAGTACGACCGGCGCGTCCATCACCGATCACGGGCTCCTGTTGTCGTTGCGCGGGCTGGGTACGATTGGCGAAGTCGACACGGATACGCGCAGCATTCGTGTGGGGCCCGGCGCGATTGTGGCGGATGTACGCCGGGCCGCGGAAGCGGCCGGCCTGCTGTTCACGCCTGATCCCACCAGCGAAGAAGAGTCCACCATCGGTGGCGCCATCGCCTGCAACGCGTCGGGCGCCCGCTCGCTTCGCTATGGCGCGACGCGTCCGCACGTGCGGGCGATCACCGTGCTGCTCGCCAGCGGTGAGCGACTCGACCTGCGCCGACCGCAGCTCGAGAAGAACACCGTGGGCTATCCGATCGCGCACGATCCCGTCGATTGGTTCGTGGGCAGTGAAGGCACGCTCGGCGTTGTAGTCGAAGCCGAACTCGCGCTCCATGCGCTGCCTCCGCAGGTGCTCGGCCTGATGGTGCCATTCGAGCGCGAGGATGATGCGCTGGCGTTCGTGGTGTCGGCGCGGCGTTCCGCCGCGGTGCATCCGCGCTGTCTCGAGTTCTTCGATCAGGGCGCCATGGACATCGCGCGCGCCGCCGAGGGCAGCACGGGATGGGCCACGAGCGCGACCGCCGTGGTGTATGTCGAGGAAACCGGCGCCGACGAATCGCGCCCCGACGATGACCTGCCACTCGAGGCGTGGCTCGAACTGGCCGACGCGCACGCCGCGCTCAGCGCCGACATTCGCGTATACGATTCGGTCACCGCGCTGCGCGAGGCGCGACATCTGCGCCACGCCGTCCCGGCCACGATGAATGAGCGTGGGGCGGCGCGGAGGCCGTTCGGCGGCCGCAAGGTCAGCACCGACTGGGCCGTGCCGTATCCCCGGCTGGCCGAGGCACTGCACATCGCGCGGCGCTTCGCCGCCGACGCCGGTGTGACATCAGGCATCGCGTACGGACACGCGGGAAACGGCCATCCGCATCAGAACTTCATCGCGCAGGATGCCGAGGAGTTGCATCGCATTGAACGCGTGGTCGAGGCTACCTTGCGCGAAGTGATCGCGATGGGCGGTACGGTTGCGGCCGAGCATGGTATCGGCAAACTCAAGCGCCGGTGGCTGCCGATGCAGGCCAGCCCCGCGCAGCTTCGCGTGATGCACGCGATCAAGCGTGAGTTCGATCCCCTCGGCCTGCTGGCGCAAGGCAACGTACTGTGAATGCGACGACAACGGCGGCGGTCGACCTTCGACGTCCGCGCTTCAAGACGGTGATCTTCGACGTCGATTCCACGGTGTGTGCAATCGAAGGCATCGACTGGCTGGCCGCGCGACGCGACCCGGAGATTGCCCGCGAAAGTGAAACGCTCACGGCGCAGGCCATGGCCGGTGTGATGCCGATTGAAGCGGTGTACACGCGACGATTGCAGCGCATCCGTCCCACGGCCGGCGAGTTGATCTCGCTGGCCGAGGCGTATCGCGAGTCGTTGCAGCCCGGCGCGCAGGAGCTCGTCACGCTGCTACAGCGCGCCGGCACGCAGGTCCACTTGCTGAGCGGCGGACTGCGCATCGCCATCGTGCCTATTGCGTTGCAGTTGGGCGTGCCCACCGACCGCGTGCACGCGGTCTCGCTCGCGCGCGACACCGACGGCACCATGAGCTTGCTCGATGGTGACCAGCCACTGTCCACACAGCGTGGCAAGCCCCTCATGGTGCAGCGACTCGCCCTGGCCACGCCGACCGTCATGATCGGCGACGGCTCGACCGATGCCGCCGTACGCGGGGTCGTGACCGAATTCATCGCGTACACCGGCGTCGCACGCCGCGAGAATGTGGTGGCCGTCGCCGACGCCGAAGCCGACAGCTTCGCTGCCTTGTACCCCTTGCTCTTTCATCCAGTCTCCTCGAGATAAAGCGCCATGTCCGACTTCGGTACGTTCTTCCTTCCCGGCCCCACCGAGGTTCGGCGCGACGTGCTCGAGGCGATGCTGGCGCCGATGCTGCCGCATCGTGGCGCAATATTCGAGGCGCTGTTCGCGCGCATTCAGGATGGGTTGCGTCCGGTTTTCCGAACCACGCGTCCGGTATATGTCTCGAGTTCGTCCGCCACCGGACTGATGGAGGCGGCGATTCGCTGCGCCGCACCTGGCCCGATTCTGTGCATGGTGAACGGTGCCTTCAGTGAGCGCTTCGCCAACATCGCGCTCGCCTGCGGCCGCGAAACGCGTGTGGTCGGCGGCGACTGGCACCAGGCGGTTCCGCTGGATGTCGTCGAAAGCGCGCTCCGCGAGCGTCGCTACGCCGCCATCACCGTGGTGCACTCGGAAACGAGTACGGGAACGCTCACGTCATTGCCGGAGCTCGCCGCTCTCGCGCACCAGTACGACACGGCGGTGCTCGTCGACTCGGTCACCGGCGTGGGTGGCGTGCCGGTCGAAACCGACGCCTGGGACCTCGACTTCGTCCTCACCGGCTCGCAGAAAGCACTCGCCTTGCCGCCTGGTCTTGCCTTCGGTGTCGCGTCGCAGCGTTACATCGATCAAGCCAGTCAGGCTACGGCGCGCGGCCTCTACTTCGACATGGTGGAGTTCGAAGAGTTCGTCCACAAGAACCAGACGCCGAGCACTCCGGCTATTTCGCTGCTGTACGCCACTGCGGTGCAAGGTGAGCA
This region of Gemmatimonas groenlandica genomic DNA includes:
- a CDS encoding pyridoxal-phosphate-dependent aminotransferase family protein, giving the protein MSDFGTFFLPGPTEVRRDVLEAMLAPMLPHRGAIFEALFARIQDGLRPVFRTTRPVYVSSSSATGLMEAAIRCAAPGPILCMVNGAFSERFANIALACGRETRVVGGDWHQAVPLDVVESALRERRYAAITVVHSETSTGTLTSLPELAALAHQYDTAVLVDSVTGVGGVPVETDAWDLDFVLTGSQKALALPPGLAFGVASQRYIDQASQATARGLYFDMVEFEEFVHKNQTPSTPAISLLYATAVQGEHIARETIEARWARHTTMAEMTHAWVRSLREETGEPFCVYAPDHARSGTVTAIALPATLKGDDIVKGVARRGFVIGGGYGKLKSSTFRIGHMGDHTPDRLALCLDATADTIRELLAK
- the serA gene encoding phosphoglycerate dehydrogenase, encoding MAYRVLVTDDVDPEGLALLAAETELLVDEVPTLPKDELLRRIGDYDAIVGRSATKISAELLRAAKKLRVVGRAGVGVDNIALDVATELGVAIINAPAGNTVAVAELFFGTVIGLLRQLPAAALSMQNGVWDRSKLMGRELKGKTLGIVGLGRIGSEVAMRAHAFGMTVVAFDPYIADERFTALRVRRAASLDALIAESNILTMHVPLNDETRGMIGKRELGRLPARSIVVNMARGGIVDEAALLAALEADQLRGAVLDVFTAEPLVADSPLRTAPNLLLTPHLGANTVEAQRNVSRDVCLAVRDALLHNDLSKSINVAGGSGEWGDLQPAMLVARRAAAVARAVLADQGMRAVRRLALRIGPDLAHGAGPLLAAAAAGVLEGVIETDRLNLINARSLAEARGLELSVGESNELGHPRAIEIALAGGMQQLAVAGVAPEDSKPRLTRIGQFHVDVNPRQTLLILTNHDVPGVIGRVGTLLGERKVNIAEYHQARLAQGGDALAAISVDGAVSEETRKALLELPDVLTASVAHFGAE
- a CDS encoding FAD-binding oxidoreductase, whose protein sequence is MTISSDVTTVDIDIRRAFARDASGLEMTPDAVARPTSIEEVAELLRDATSARTAVTPAGWQSSTTGASITDHGLLLSLRGLGTIGEVDTDTRSIRVGPGAIVADVRRAAEAAGLLFTPDPTSEEESTIGGAIACNASGARSLRYGATRPHVRAITVLLASGERLDLRRPQLEKNTVGYPIAHDPVDWFVGSEGTLGVVVEAELALHALPPQVLGLMVPFEREDDALAFVVSARRSAAVHPRCLEFFDQGAMDIARAAEGSTGWATSATAVVYVEETGADESRPDDDLPLEAWLELADAHAALSADIRVYDSVTALREARHLRHAVPATMNERGAARRPFGGRKVSTDWAVPYPRLAEALHIARRFAADAGVTSGIAYGHAGNGHPHQNFIAQDAEELHRIERVVEATLREVIAMGGTVAAEHGIGKLKRRWLPMQASPAQLRVMHAIKREFDPLGLLAQGNVL
- a CDS encoding HAD-IB family phosphatase, which codes for MNATTTAAVDLRRPRFKTVIFDVDSTVCAIEGIDWLAARRDPEIARESETLTAQAMAGVMPIEAVYTRRLQRIRPTAGELISLAEAYRESLQPGAQELVTLLQRAGTQVHLLSGGLRIAIVPIALQLGVPTDRVHAVSLARDTDGTMSLLDGDQPLSTQRGKPLMVQRLALATPTVMIGDGSTDAAVRGVVTEFIAYTGVARRENVVAVADAEADSFAALYPLLFHPVSSR